A window of Syntrophorhabdaceae bacterium genomic DNA:
ATTGTCCACGGGAATGTTTCTCTCGACAGTTTTACGGCTGAGGCCCTGGCCGACCAAGAAGTGATAACGCTCGCACAGAAGATCAGCTATGAAGTAGATCCGGCGTTGACCCGAACAAGGGCTGTTGAAGGAACAGTCGAGATAAGGATGAAAGATGGCGCTACCCACAGTGAGACCGTGCAGTTAGTCTACGGCCACCCTGAAAACCCCATGTCCGAACAGGCTTTTATGGCCAAATTCTCCGATTGCGCGAAGCACGCTCCAAAAAAGCTCTCGAAGAAGAGAGTGGAAACCCTGGTAGGTTTGATCCTGAACCTGGAGCATCTCGATGATATTTCCCTGATTACTAAGTACCTGTAACCGGAACCGGTTCTCTCGTCCTTTTATACGGAAGTGATCCACACATGAGACAGAAGATCAAAATTCTATTGGAGGAGGTCTACATGAGAATGCAAAGAACCTTCCAGGCTATTCGGAGCATCTGTTTTTTTGTTGTGCTGGTCGTGGGGCTGTGGTTAGGTGCTGCAGCCGCGTCAGGGCATGAGCCGTTTGTGAGCGCTCTGCACCCGGGTGCGTACCTGCCGCAGGTGGCCTCAGTGCCGCTCGCGCCACGTTTGCCGGGTATTGAGAACAAAACTATCTACCTTATCACCATCAATTCTCCTAAAGATCCGGCAATGGATAGCCTTGCCGACAGAGTGGAGAAGATGCTTACCGGGCGCTTCGCGAAGGTTATTCATAAAATCAAGACCACGGCCTATAATGCCGATGACAAACCGCTGTGGGAAGAAATCAAGAAGAACGGCAATGCCTTTGTCTATTTCGCCACTGCTCAGAGTTCCACGACCATGTATGCCGGTCAATGGTCCGCTGCGCTGGAGAAAAACGGCGTTCCCGGCGTTGTGGCGATCTTCGATCTTTTTGAGCCAACGGCACAGGCCACATCAGAGAAACTCGGCACCATGCTCCGCACAGTTTCCGTGCCTATGGCATTTGATAAGGCTTCAGACAAACAGCTCTCCGATATTATGGATAAGATCATCAAAGCGATCACTACGCCTCTTAACAAGAAAGAAACCATGACAGGCATGTACACGCCAAGAAGGCCGCCCCGGATAGCGATAAAGGGCACCGAGGAAAAAGTACGGAAATACTTCATGGACCAGGGGTTCACCGATGGCCTGCCTATTGTGATCCCCACCGCCCAAAGAGTGGCCGCAATGCTCAAGGGTACGAGCCACAAGCCGGAAGAAGTGGTAAGCAGGAAGATGCCGCCAAATGATTATGAGGTGACCGTGGAAAAAGTGGCCATCAACGGAGTCATGGCAGGCTGTAAGCCTGAATATATGCCGGTGCTGCTCGCCGCCGTGCAGGCCTTTGTTGAAGGAGACAACGGAGGAGGAATTGTCTCCACGAATTCCTTCTCGTTCATGATGCTCGTCAACGGCCCGATGAGGAGTGAGATAGGCATGAACGCGGGAGTCTTCGCCTTAGGGCCGGGAAACCAGGCGAACGCCAGCATTGGACGGGCCTTAAGACTTTTCACGCTCAATCTCGGCGGTGGTAAGGTAGGTGAAAACATCATGGGTACCCAGGGAAACGTGAGTCTCTACTCCTTCTGTTTTCCTGAGAACGAGGAGGGAAGCCCCTGGGAACCGTACCACGTGAGCCAGGGATATAAGCGTGAGGAAAGCACGGTCACCATTTTCAGCGGAGGATGGAGCCATGCAGGTAACTATATGTTCTCTGAAGGCCATGAAAAACTCTCCAGGGCCATCGCCCAGTTTGAATACCCCAATGGTGTTGTTATCCTCATGTCGCCTCCCAAGGCCAGGCAGTTTTCATCGAAAGGTTTGAGTAAACAGGATGTAGAGGAACGCATCTGGTCATCGGCCACCGTGACCATGAGAGAATTCAAGGATTCCACCTATTACCGGAGCTTCATAGAGCCGGTGCTCAAGGGAGGACTTGTGCGTGGCGAGCAGTACATATGGCCCAAGGAATACCTTGGCAAACCTGATGACGCCATTGTACAGGTTTATCCTCGCAAATACGTGAAGGTTGTTGTGGTGGGCGGAGAGATTAATGATGTGGCCCAGGGTTGGAAAATGGCCGGTCCGTCTACTGCATCCATCGATAAGTGGAGATGAACCACCGTGCGACTAAAGCACTAAAACCCGCTTCGAGCAAGGGTCCCTCTACTACCACGGGCCCTTGCTTTTTTGTCGGAGGTTTCATAGTCTTTCACCCGAATGCCACGATACAAGAGAACGATTTGGTTCTTGACTTCGTTATACTTCCACGATACATAATGTTCTATGCGATTCATTGCCGACCTTCACATCCATTCGAGTTATTCGCGGTCTACGAGCAAGGAACTGACCCCCGAGATGCTCTGGAAATGGGCGCAGATCAAGGGCATCACGGTTCTCGGCACCGGCGACTTCACGCACCCGGCCTGGTTCAAGGAACTCGCGCAGAAACTCGAGCCCTTAAGTAATGGGCTTTTTCGTCTGCGGACAGAGTTTCAGAACCAGACTGTCCCCGACTTATGCGCCGCCGACGTTTTTTTCCTTCTCACCACAGAGATAAGCTGTATCTATAGGAAGAAGGACAGAACGAGGAAAGTCCACTGCCTGATCTTTGTGCCGGATCTCGAAAGCGTGATGAGAATCAGTGCGGCTTTAGCCAGGATCGGAAACCTCAAGGCCGACGGCAGGCCCATCCTCGGTCTCGATGCCAAAGAACTTTTGAAAATCGTCATCGATGCAAACCCCGAGGCTGTGTTCGTGCCCGCCCACGCCTGGACACCTCATTTCTCGGTGTTTGGAGCCGTATCAGGTTTTGACTCCCTGGAGGAATGTTTTGAGGAGTTGACGCCGCGCATCTATGCGATCGAAACGGGGCTTTCCTCGGACCCTCCTATGAACTGGCGTCTTTCAGCCCTGGATGGGATAACGTTGATCTCTAATTCTGATGCTCACTCGCCTGCCAAACTGGGCAGGGAAGCGAATATCTTCGATTCTGATCTTTCCTACACCGCCATGATGGAGGCCATCCGGACACGAAAGGGTTTTCTCGGGACTATCGAATTTTTTCCCGAGGAAGGCAAGTACCACCACGACGGCCACAGGACATGTAAGGTACGGCTATCGCCCAAAGAGACCATAGCGGCCGATTACGTCTGCCCGGTATGCGGCAAAAAGGTCACAGTGGGCGTATTACACAGAGTAGAGAAACTCGCCGACAGGGACTTGGCGATGAGGCCCAAAGGCGCTCCCCCCTACTATTCCCTTATTCCTCTGGCCGAGATCATTGCCGAAGCCCTCGATGTGGGCGTCGGGAGCAGGGCCGTGGACAGGGAATACCAGAACCTGATAGGCAAACTTGGAAACGAATTCAAAATACTTATGGACGTTCCCCTCCACGATATTGAGCGAGTGGGATCGCCGCTCATCTGCGAGGCGATCGCGCGAGTGCGGGAGGGTAACGTACACATCGCAGCCGGCTACGACGGTGAATACGGCACGATCAGGATCTTCAAGGGCGCCGAACGCATAAAGATACGAGGTCAGGCAACGCTGTTTTGAGAAGTAAGAGGCGTTGGGCGGAAGTGCGCTTCAGTCGGAGGTGTTATTTGTTGAACGTTCGTGGGCGGTGAATACCCGTAAGGAGGCGTCATGACAGAAAAGAGCACAGCTCTCCCCGATTACGGCAACTGGGTTCCAAAGAAGATGATCTTTACCGCAGGTATCATCGCCATGAGCCTATCAGCTCTCACCATAGTTCTCTTGTCCAATGCTTACGGTGTCCTCGCCGTTATTGCCGGTTCTGCGGCATTGTTTTTTGTTGGAGTATTCTTCTATTTTCTATATGCTCACCACGCCTTTTCCCCCAAAGGCGGAAATCTTCAAAACAGGATATACGATTTGATTTTGGACCATATTGATTTCAGCAACCGCGGTCAGATTATAGATATTGGATGCGGAAACGGAGGTCTTACGATTAAAATGGCCAAGAAATATCCCGAGGCGACTCTTACCGGGATAGATTACTGGGGAGGCATGTGGGACTACTCTGAGAGAACCTGTGTGGAAAATGCAAAAGCAGAGGGCGTAGATACGCGCACGGTGTTCAGACAGGCGAGCGCCTCTTCGCTGCCCTTTGACGACGGGATCTTCGATCTGGCGATAAGCAACTTTGTTTTTCATGAAGTCAGGGACGCAAGGAACAAGAAAGATGTAATCAAAGAAGCCTTAAGGGTCGTCAAGAAGGGCGGCAATTTCGTGTTCCAGGATCTATTTCAATCACGCCTCTACTATGGCGGTATCGGCGATATGGTGGAGGAGATAAGATCGTGGGGTACAGAAAAAGTGGTTTTTGTGGATACAAGCAAATCAGACTTCATTCCGAAGGCCCTAAAGTTACCGTTTATGGTTGGCCGGATCGGCATCATCTGCGGCGTAAAATAGTGGCCTCTGCGTCGGCGTCGGGGTACAAAAAAAGAGGTATAAAGGAGGATCCGCGTGAAGGCTGTACAGATTCTTACCCTTCTTTTCGACGGATACACGGCCCTCGACGTCATCGGGCCCTACGAGGTATTGGCCAGGGTGCCTCAGGTAAAATTCTATTTTGTAGGCGATGAAAAAAGGGATTATAAGGATTCATACGGACTGAAGCTATCTGCCGACTATTCCCTTGATGAAGTCGCCCGGGGCGATGTCCTCTTCATACCTGGCGGGTTCGGCATAGACAGTATTCTGAAAGACGAAAGAATCCTCGAATGGGTCCGTAAGGTTGACAGTACGAGCACATGGACCGTCGCGGTCTGTTCAGGATCGCTGCTTCTCGCCCAGGCGGGACTGCTCGACGGAAGGAAGTGCACCACGCACTGGAGACGCAAGAAGCAATTGGCGGCGTACGGTGTTGCGGTCAAAGATGAACGCTACGTTGAAGACGGTAAGTTCATCACTTCGGCGGGGGTATCGGCCGGTGTAGACATGGCTTTGTATCTGGCGAGCAAGCTCGCGTCAGACCGGATAGCGCAGATGATACAGCTGGGGCTCGAATATGCCCCTCGGCCGCCCTTTGATTGCGGGACTCCTGATAAGGCGCCGCTGGAAGTGCTGGAAATGATGAAGGGGTAGGGCTACGATAATCAGTGCGTGCCGTCGGCCTTAGCCGGGAAACCGTGCTATTGTCGGAGTAGCGAGACATAGAGGATATTTTTAAAGGAGGCCTTGTTCACATGATTGACAACGAGAGGAAATTTATGGTCGCTCCCTGCGGGATAGACTGCGGCATCTGTGAAGTCTCGACGTGCAAGGAGGATCCGCAGCTGCTGGCGCACCTCGTATCCAGAGGGATACCGGGAGAGAAGCTTCCCTGTGGGGGGTGCAGAAACGTAAAGGGCCACTGTCCCGTCATTGGAGACCAGTGCGCCACGTACCAGTGTGTCACAGCCAGAGGCCTTGATTTTTGTTATGATTGCGGCGAATTCCCCTGCACAAAATTGCACCCTTCGTCAGACAGGGCAGATGTGCTTCCGCATAACACGAAAGTCTTTAACCTCTGCACCATCAGAAGGGCAGGGGTGGAAGGCTTTATCGGCTTATCATCCGAAATAAAGCGGAGATATTACAAAGGGAAAATGGAAATCGGTGAAGGCCCTAAAATAGATACATGAGGGTATCCTCGGTAACAGTCCCAGGAGGAGCTATGACAAACGAGACTAAAGCACCAGCCATACAGATCAATACCACGGACGAGACGTCACGGGGCCGGTTCAGTAACACTATGCTTGTGGCCCACGGGCCGGAAGAGTTCATCATCGACTGGCTTCTGAATTCACCCAACGGGGCGCACCTTGTTTCCCGGATTATAGTGACGCCGGGCCACATGAAGCGCGTAGTAAAGGCCCTGCAGGAGAACATCGAGGTGTACGAACAGAATTTCGGAGAGATCAAAGTCGTCGAGGCCGCTTCCCCCATGGTTCAGTAAGGACCTCTTGACATCCGGTGGATTGCAATTAGAATCATAATAGCCTGTCATAACCGCAGGGTCAAATCCTTTGAACAAGGAGGAAACCATGGCAATCGAATATCGTTTCACGAAAGATGTAGACAGAAAGAAATTGCAGGACCTTTTTCTCTCGAACAAGTGGGATTCGGGAAACTACCCCGATAAGCTTGAAACGGCGCTCAAGGGTTCCCACCGGGTTGTCACGGCCTGGGATGGCGACAGGCTTGTGGGTCTCATGAACGCACTGGCCGATGGTATCATGAATGTCTTTTTCCTCTACCTGATCGTTCATCCTGATTACCAGAAGAAAGGTATCGGAAAAGAACTCGTCCAAACCATGCTCCACGAATACAAGGACTATGCGCGAAAAATGGTCATCGCGTATGATGAGGCCATGGAATTCTTTCAGAAGAGCGGCTTTGAAGTTGGAGAAAATAACGTGCCGATGTTCGTCACATATTTGACGAACTACTGATACGTTGCTCTATTATTAAGGATTTTCCATCGGACGGGCGTGCATGTCGGAGCATGCGTGTCGGGATGTCCTCCACAGACACGCTCATTCACTTAAGCGGTTCCATTCGCTCCCGTTCGACTTCGGAACTTTTGCCTGTGGCAAAAGACCGAGCTTTTCTGTCTCACGAGGGTCTGCCTGGACAAACCCGACACGCTGCTCAAATGACAAATTTGGGATTATTCCTTGATTCCATGAAGAATTGAAGGTAGAGTTTTGCCCAAATAATAGCAGTACACACGAACGTTCATGAGGGCAATCCGGTGATAAGTGCTGAACTGATCTTCAACGGTTTGAACATGGCACAGAGAGAGGCCGTTACGGCCAGCCAGGGCCACCTCCTTGTGGTCGCGGGACCAGGCGCGGGCAAGACCTTGACCATCATCAGAATGATCGCCAGGCTCATCCATATGGGTGTAAGCCCCGACCAGATCGTGGCGGTCACGTTTACCAATCGGGCGGCAAGGGAAATGCGCGAGAGGACCGAGACCTTTCTGGGAACGGCTGCGCACGGCGTCTTCATCGGCACGCTCCACATGCTCGGATTGAAAATCTTAAGGTATCACGCATCGAGTGATTTCCTGATCTACGCAAGAGGTGAACAAGAAGCGCTCATCAAAAAGACTTTTGACATGTCGCTTCCCGCATCGAGAACCATGGCCGAACGTATATCGAAGGTGAAGAACGGCATCGAAAAGACTGACGACGAGATCTTAGGCATGGTCGATCGTTACGACAGTGCCCTGGCTCAAGAACACGCACTCGATTTTGACGACCTTATCGTCAAGCCAATCGCGTTGCTTACGGAGAGGTCGACCTCCGATATATGCGGCGGCGCTTTCAAATACATCATTGTTGACGAATACCAGGACATAAACCCCGCTGAGCATCGGTTGATCAAGCTTCTATCCGAGCGGGGAGCATGGGTGCACGCAATCGGCGATCCGGATCAGGCCATATACGCATTCAGGGGCGCCGATGTGACAAACTTTCTCAATTTTGAAGAAGATTTTGTAAATGCTAAGCAGATAATGTTCACCGATAATTACCGCTCCACGGCTACGATTGTGGGGGCGTCAATTACGGTCGTAAGAAACAACAGGCGTCGTATCGATAGACAGATCAACCCTCTCAGGGAGACGGGAAGCCGCATCGCCCTCATGTCCCTGCCAGACGAGAGGGCAGAGGGGGAGTTCATCGTTCGCGAGATAGAGGCGCGGTTGGGGGGTACGAGCCACCACAGCCTCCGGAGCACGAATCCGGCCCGCGACCTTGGTGATGGGTCATACGGGTTTGCCGATTTCGCGATTATGTACAGGACAAACGCCCGGGCCGCGGCTATTGAGGAAGCGTTTAACGATTCGGGCATCCCATATCAGGTGATAGGCGCGAGACTTACGGACAGAAAAAGAAGCATGACCGATATTATCTCGCGGCTCAAGGACTACGTGGCCCGGACGGATGACAGGGCCTCTGGCGAGTTGATCTCAGCTACAGCGCTCGTGAGAAAGGTTCTCGATGAAGGGCCGATGATCGAAGGTGATGACACCGGCGAGTATATCAAAGAGTGCGCCGAATTCTATGATATGACGCATACGGGTAAGACACCCGTCAATTTTGTTAATGAATTGACCCTGCTTACGCCTCCGGATGATTTTGATCCCAGGGCCGACGCGGTCACACTCATGACGATGCACATGGGCAAGGGGCTTGAATTCAGGACCGTCTTCATTACGGGGGTGGAAAAGGGGCTTTTGCCGTATGAGATGAACGGCTTCTGTGATGATGTGGAGGAGGAACGAAGGTTATTCTATGTGGGCATGACGAGAGCCAAAGACGAACTGTTCCTCACGTACGCGCGAAGCAGGACGATCTTCGGCAAGAAAGACGTGAGATCACCATCGCCTTTTCTCAATGAGATTCCCGAAGAATATATTGACGCAAGGATTATGCCCGACAGGCGTAAAAAACAGGAAGGCAAGCAGTTAGAGCTTTTCTAACGCTGGGGCGCCGAGCGTCTAAAGTACGCTTAATATCTGTACCACCGCACGTTCGGAAATTGCATCCGCGGCGTCTGGCGAGACTTCAAAGATCAAGATCTATGTATGCTGTGTGCCTGGAGACAGGCTTGTTCGGAAAAGCGCCTCTGCGCGTCCTGCCGCGCCTCGCGCCATCAGACATACATTCAGTATAGTCTTCGGCCAGCGAGCCACAACAGCCCATCGCATATTCATCTTTCCACTTCAAGCCTGTCTCCATTCCACCCGCGGTCCTTAAGCTACGTTGCTTAAGTCCGCGGTTATTGCATCTGAACCATACAATGACTGTTCGCAGCGCAAGCGCAGCTTACAAGGTTTGACCCATTAATCGCCGTTAGCTGTCCTTCGCGATTCCGGTACGCTCCGGCAATCGCGGAATCTACACTAACTATGCCGTCCAGAAAAGATATGACTTCGATTGTTTTAAACACACACGCATTTTGATTTACGGATTTGCCTTATTCGGGCTTGCGGGGTGAGACCCACTCCCCCACATCCTTATATCGAAGGATCGTTTGAATGGTTTGTTTTCGTTTGGCGAGGAACTTCGCTTTCATACTTCTCAACCAGGCCTTGTGGAGAAGCATGTGGTCGGGAGGTCCGAGCATGCCGCCATCCTTTAGCTTCACGAAGCTTCCTTTCCGGTCTATCTTGAAGCGCCCATGACAGAGCGTACAGATGACCGCGTTCTTGCCCAGACGGACGATCTCACATCCGCAAAAAGGACAGCCCTCTTTGCTTATCGACCTTTTTGTCGGTAAGAAGAGCGACCCGCCGAGTTTCTTCGCGCGCTTTATATTCGATTGAATCATGACCGCCTCCCCGGGCAGGGCAGCCCTGATATTCACGCTTGCCTTAATATCGAGACCCAGAAAAGTCGCGAAGGCCCTGAGCATTTGGGGGGCCATCCCGATCCTGTCTTTAATCCCGTAAAAATTGACGAGAATACATGGTTTGGCGTAGGTCTCACGGAGCACAGTATAGAAAAGGAAACCCCTGTCGAGGATATTCTTAATGATTCCGTTCGAACCGAGATAATAGACGGGAGCGGCGATCATGACGGCGTCGGCATGCACGATTTCATCAAGCAAAAACTTCATGTCGTCCTTGTTCGGACAGGGCTCATCCATGATACAGCCGTAGCATGCCATGCAAGGCTCGATATTGAGGGTCGTGAGCCGTATCAGCTTCAAGGTATGCTCTTCCCCCACATGTCTCGACATCTCTTTGATGAAGAGTTCACAGTTTCCTGACTTACGAGGCGATGCAACGAGGCCCAGGATCCGCTTGGGACCGGTCGCTATGCCTCCGGCAATCTCCCCTGTAAGTTTCATTCAACGTCTTTTATCTCATATGAGGGGGCGAATTGCAACGAAAAACGGCCCGGGTCTTAGGCCGGAACATGCCTTCTCAAGGGCCAAAGGCCGCAAAAGAATTGATAAATGCGGCAGACATGTGGTACAGTAACCTGTGGCGCAAAGAACGACAAATCAACCTCCGCAGAATAGAAATATCTTTATTATCCTGCTCCTCATCCTTCTGGGTTTTTTTATCTTCAAAGTCTTTCCTGTTTCCAAGAAAGAATATGAGAACGTGATCTTCAGTGACTTCGTCAACGCGGTCCAGGCGGATAAAATATCGTCCATCACGATCCAGGGGCGAAATATCATCGGCACCTATAAGGAAGGCAAGGATTTCAAGAGTTACGCGCCCGAAGACCCTGAACTTATGAAGATGCTCAGGGAACATAACGTTAAAATAAACGCAAAACCCGACGAGGAAACCGGACTCTGGCAGTCTATACTCGTATCCTGGGTGCCCATCATTCTGCTCATCGGCGTGTGGATTTTCTTCATGCGTCAGATGCAGGCTGGCGGCGGTAAGGCCATGTCTTTCGGCAAAAGCAAGGCGCGACTCTTCACCGGAAAGGACAATAAGGTTACGTTTCGTGATGTGGCAGGTATCGATGAGGCAAAAGAGGAGCTTCAGGAGATCATCGAATTTCTTATCGACCCGAAAAAGTTCACCAAACTTGGCGGACGCATACCCAAAGGTGTTCTGCTCGTGGGCCCGCCGGGCACAGGCAAAACACTTCTCGCGCGGGCAATCGCCGGCGAGGCGAACGTGCCTTTTTTCAGCATCAGCGGTTCTGATTTTGTTGAAATGTTTGTGGGCGTCGGCGCATCGCGGGTGAGAGATCTCTTTACGCAGGGCAAAAAGAACGCGCCCTGCATCATTTTTATTGACGAAATAGATGCCGTAGGTAGACACCGGGGCGCGGGACTCGGCGGCGGTCACGACGAGCGAGAGCAGACCTTGAATCAGCTTCTCGTAGAGATGGATGGTTTTGAGTCCAACGAAGGGGTCATCGTCATGTCGGCGACGAACAGACCCGATGTTCTTGATCCGGCCCTGCTTCGGCCGGGCAGGTTTGACAGGCAGATCGTAGTATCCATCCCCGACGTGAAGGGACGCGAAGAGATCCTGAAGGTCCATGCCCGGAAAACGGTGGTCGAAGAAGGGGTTGACATGTCGATTATTGCTCGAGGAACCCCGGGGTTTTCGGGCGCCGACCTGGAGAACCTCGTGAATGAAGCGGCGCTTATTGCCGCGAGACGGGGTAAAGTCGCCATCGAGATGAACGACTTCGAGCACGCCAAAGACAAGGTTCTCATGGGGGTCGAGCGCAGAAGCATGATCATCTCCCTTGAGGAACGGAAAAACACGGCTTATCATGAGGCCGGTCACGCCCTTGTGGCAAAACTGATCCCCGGATCGGACCCCATCCACAAGGTTACTATTATCCCCAGGGGCAGGGCCCTCGGTCTAACCCAGCAGCTTCCGATC
This region includes:
- a CDS encoding endonuclease Q family protein; its protein translation is MRFIADLHIHSSYSRSTSKELTPEMLWKWAQIKGITVLGTGDFTHPAWFKELAQKLEPLSNGLFRLRTEFQNQTVPDLCAADVFFLLTTEISCIYRKKDRTRKVHCLIFVPDLESVMRISAALARIGNLKADGRPILGLDAKELLKIVIDANPEAVFVPAHAWTPHFSVFGAVSGFDSLEECFEELTPRIYAIETGLSSDPPMNWRLSALDGITLISNSDAHSPAKLGREANIFDSDLSYTAMMEAIRTRKGFLGTIEFFPEEGKYHHDGHRTCKVRLSPKETIAADYVCPVCGKKVTVGVLHRVEKLADRDLAMRPKGAPPYYSLIPLAEIIAEALDVGVGSRAVDREYQNLIGKLGNEFKILMDVPLHDIERVGSPLICEAIARVREGNVHIAAGYDGEYGTIRIFKGAERIKIRGQATLF
- a CDS encoding class I SAM-dependent methyltransferase codes for the protein MTEKSTALPDYGNWVPKKMIFTAGIIAMSLSALTIVLLSNAYGVLAVIAGSAALFFVGVFFYFLYAHHAFSPKGGNLQNRIYDLILDHIDFSNRGQIIDIGCGNGGLTIKMAKKYPEATLTGIDYWGGMWDYSERTCVENAKAEGVDTRTVFRQASASSLPFDDGIFDLAISNFVFHEVRDARNKKDVIKEALRVVKKGGNFVFQDLFQSRLYYGGIGDMVEEIRSWGTEKVVFVDTSKSDFIPKALKLPFMVGRIGIICGVK
- a CDS encoding DJ-1/PfpI family protein; translated protein: MKAVQILTLLFDGYTALDVIGPYEVLARVPQVKFYFVGDEKRDYKDSYGLKLSADYSLDEVARGDVLFIPGGFGIDSILKDERILEWVRKVDSTSTWTVAVCSGSLLLAQAGLLDGRKCTTHWRRKKQLAAYGVAVKDERYVEDGKFITSAGVSAGVDMALYLASKLASDRIAQMIQLGLEYAPRPPFDCGTPDKAPLEVLEMMKG
- a CDS encoding DUF3795 domain-containing protein, with product MIDNERKFMVAPCGIDCGICEVSTCKEDPQLLAHLVSRGIPGEKLPCGGCRNVKGHCPVIGDQCATYQCVTARGLDFCYDCGEFPCTKLHPSSDRADVLPHNTKVFNLCTIRRAGVEGFIGLSSEIKRRYYKGKMEIGEGPKIDT
- a CDS encoding DUF3467 domain-containing protein → MTNETKAPAIQINTTDETSRGRFSNTMLVAHGPEEFIIDWLLNSPNGAHLVSRIIVTPGHMKRVVKALQENIEVYEQNFGEIKVVEAASPMVQ
- a CDS encoding GNAT family N-acetyltransferase; the protein is MAIEYRFTKDVDRKKLQDLFLSNKWDSGNYPDKLETALKGSHRVVTAWDGDRLVGLMNALADGIMNVFFLYLIVHPDYQKKGIGKELVQTMLHEYKDYARKMVIAYDEAMEFFQKSGFEVGENNVPMFVTYLTNY
- a CDS encoding ATP-dependent helicase — translated: MISAELIFNGLNMAQREAVTASQGHLLVVAGPGAGKTLTIIRMIARLIHMGVSPDQIVAVTFTNRAAREMRERTETFLGTAAHGVFIGTLHMLGLKILRYHASSDFLIYARGEQEALIKKTFDMSLPASRTMAERISKVKNGIEKTDDEILGMVDRYDSALAQEHALDFDDLIVKPIALLTERSTSDICGGAFKYIIVDEYQDINPAEHRLIKLLSERGAWVHAIGDPDQAIYAFRGADVTNFLNFEEDFVNAKQIMFTDNYRSTATIVGASITVVRNNRRRIDRQINPLRETGSRIALMSLPDERAEGEFIVREIEARLGGTSHHSLRSTNPARDLGDGSYGFADFAIMYRTNARAAAIEEAFNDSGIPYQVIGARLTDRKRSMTDIISRLKDYVARTDDRASGELISATALVRKVLDEGPMIEGDDTGEYIKECAEFYDMTHTGKTPVNFVNELTLLTPPDDFDPRADAVTLMTMHMGKGLEFRTVFITGVEKGLLPYEMNGFCDDVEEERRLFYVGMTRAKDELFLTYARSRTIFGKKDVRSPSPFLNEIPEEYIDARIMPDRRKKQEGKQLELF
- a CDS encoding flavodoxin family protein, which gives rise to MKLTGEIAGGIATGPKRILGLVASPRKSGNCELFIKEMSRHVGEEHTLKLIRLTTLNIEPCMACYGCIMDEPCPNKDDMKFLLDEIVHADAVMIAAPVYYLGSNGIIKNILDRGFLFYTVLRETYAKPCILVNFYGIKDRIGMAPQMLRAFATFLGLDIKASVNIRAALPGEAVMIQSNIKRAKKLGGSLFLPTKRSISKEGCPFCGCEIVRLGKNAVICTLCHGRFKIDRKGSFVKLKDGGMLGPPDHMLLHKAWLRSMKAKFLAKRKQTIQTILRYKDVGEWVSPRKPE
- the ftsH gene encoding ATP-dependent zinc metalloprotease FtsH encodes the protein MAQRTTNQPPQNRNIFIILLLILLGFFIFKVFPVSKKEYENVIFSDFVNAVQADKISSITIQGRNIIGTYKEGKDFKSYAPEDPELMKMLREHNVKINAKPDEETGLWQSILVSWVPIILLIGVWIFFMRQMQAGGGKAMSFGKSKARLFTGKDNKVTFRDVAGIDEAKEELQEIIEFLIDPKKFTKLGGRIPKGVLLVGPPGTGKTLLARAIAGEANVPFFSISGSDFVEMFVGVGASRVRDLFTQGKKNAPCIIFIDEIDAVGRHRGAGLGGGHDEREQTLNQLLVEMDGFESNEGVIVMSATNRPDVLDPALLRPGRFDRQIVVSIPDVKGREEILKVHARKTVVEEGVDMSIIARGTPGFSGADLENLVNEAALIAARRGKVAIEMNDFEHAKDKVLMGVERRSMIISLEERKNTAYHEAGHALVAKLIPGSDPIHKVTIIPRGRALGLTQQLPIDERHNYSKEYLVNSIAILLGGRAAEQLVLTHETTGAGNDIERATKLARKMICEWGMSDRLGPLNYGKDEEHVFLGREIAKHRDFSERTAEDIDGELKNLVHGCYERAKGLLSSNIDSLHAIANALLEKETLDGQEIDTIIKESTDGKGAPEQQ